In one Chryseobacterium camelliae genomic region, the following are encoded:
- the istB gene encoding IS21-like element helper ATPase IstB, translating into MNQATLEKMKHLKLYGMHRAFSTTMETGSISYTNDELIAYLIESEYDDRESRKVERLITSARFRYRAFMEEITASSSRNIDKNTIGRLSSCDFISQKQNILITGSTGVGKSFIATAIGYKACTMGYKVMYFSINKLFSKLKMAKADGSYLKEIDRIEKQDLIILDDFGLQSLDNLKRQDFMEIIEDRHGKRSTIIASQLPVSVWHEVIAEQTIADAILDRMVHNSLRIDLKGESMRRKKADQKISSE; encoded by the coding sequence ATGAATCAGGCAACATTAGAAAAAATGAAACATTTAAAGCTCTACGGAATGCACAGAGCTTTTTCCACAACAATGGAAACAGGAAGTATCTCTTATACCAACGATGAACTTATTGCCTACTTGATTGAATCCGAGTATGACGACAGGGAAAGCAGAAAGGTTGAGCGGTTAATCACTTCTGCCAGATTCAGGTACAGGGCATTTATGGAAGAGATTACAGCATCTTCTTCCAGGAATATTGATAAGAATACCATTGGAAGGTTATCTTCCTGCGATTTTATCTCGCAGAAACAGAATATTCTTATTACAGGATCAACAGGAGTTGGTAAAAGTTTTATAGCAACTGCCATAGGCTACAAAGCCTGTACAATGGGATATAAAGTCATGTACTTCAGCATCAACAAACTCTTCTCAAAGCTTAAAATGGCTAAGGCAGACGGATCTTATCTTAAAGAGATTGACCGTATAGAAAAGCAGGACCTTATTATTCTTGATGATTTTGGATTGCAATCCCTGGATAATTTGAAAAGACAGGATTTTATGGAGATCATTGAAGACAGGCACGGAAAACGCTCCACTATTATTGCTTCGCAACTTCCCGTAAGTGTATGGCATGAAGTAATTGCGGAACAAACAATAGCCGATGCAATCCTTGACAGAATGGTACATAACTCCCTGAGAATAGACCTTAAAGGGGAATCTATGAGAAGGAAAAAAGCTGATCAGAAAATCAGCTCAGAATAA
- the istA gene encoding IS21 family transposase: MANKRIDMLNIKQLLRLYTQGVSKLQISKQLGISRNTAKKYISLFHEHQLTYDELIELSDEDLDDLFETPPTDIRDKDSIKKQLESLFPYISKELKRVGVTRYLLWEEYIDKYPSGYQYSRFCHHYREWCKKVNPSMHIEHKAGDKLFVDYTGKKLHIIDKETGEQQEVEVFVSILGASGMTFVEATRTQGKEDFLGSLTKALHYYGGVPAAIVTDNLRTAVKKSHKYEPVITDSLLDFASHYSTTILPTRTYHPKDKALVENAVRIVYTRIFAPLRKDHFFSLEALNKAIENLLEGYNEAPMKRKKYSRADVFREVEKHALSPLPAMVYQLKHSVRATVHKTSHVYLSKDKHYYSVPFSYIGKKVNIIFSKNTVEIYYDQRRIAFHNRVLAKYQYTTVKEHMPSSYQFMTEWNPSRFISWGRSVGEYCEQYIIKILEKKQHPEQSYKTCLGILSLSKKIGNIRLDNACKRALGYEKYSLAMIKSILERGLDNLTDDDAFFEEKKLPKHKNIRGGKYYQ, from the coding sequence ATGGCTAACAAAAGAATAGACATGTTGAACATCAAACAATTATTACGATTATACACCCAGGGAGTAAGTAAATTGCAGATAAGCAAACAACTGGGTATCTCACGCAATACTGCCAAAAAGTATATTAGCCTGTTCCATGAACACCAACTTACATATGATGAGTTGATAGAGTTGAGTGATGAAGATTTAGATGATTTATTCGAGACTCCGCCAACCGATATAAGGGATAAGGACAGTATCAAAAAACAACTTGAATCGCTGTTTCCTTACATATCCAAAGAACTAAAACGTGTTGGGGTTACCCGTTATCTGCTATGGGAAGAATACATAGATAAATATCCTTCAGGCTACCAATATTCCCGTTTTTGTCATCATTACAGGGAATGGTGTAAAAAGGTAAACCCTTCCATGCATATTGAACATAAGGCTGGGGATAAACTTTTTGTGGATTATACTGGGAAAAAGCTTCACATTATTGATAAAGAAACAGGAGAACAACAGGAAGTTGAAGTCTTCGTATCTATACTTGGCGCCAGTGGTATGACCTTCGTAGAAGCTACAAGGACCCAGGGGAAAGAAGATTTTCTTGGAAGCCTTACCAAAGCCCTGCATTATTATGGAGGAGTTCCCGCAGCTATTGTTACCGATAACCTGCGTACAGCCGTAAAAAAGAGCCATAAGTACGAACCTGTCATCACTGATTCCCTCCTGGATTTTGCTTCGCACTATAGTACCACAATACTTCCCACGCGTACCTACCATCCTAAGGACAAGGCTTTGGTTGAGAATGCGGTACGTATTGTTTATACCCGCATTTTTGCTCCATTGCGTAAAGATCACTTCTTTAGCCTGGAAGCATTGAACAAAGCTATAGAAAACCTTCTGGAGGGATATAATGAAGCTCCCATGAAAAGAAAGAAGTATTCCAGGGCTGACGTTTTCCGTGAGGTTGAAAAACATGCATTATCCCCACTACCGGCTATGGTGTACCAGCTCAAGCATTCTGTACGTGCCACTGTTCATAAGACCAGCCATGTATATTTAAGCAAAGACAAACATTATTACAGTGTTCCGTTCAGCTATATTGGTAAAAAAGTAAACATTATTTTTAGTAAAAACACAGTCGAAATTTACTATGATCAGCGCAGAATAGCATTCCATAACAGAGTCCTGGCCAAATATCAGTATACAACTGTTAAAGAGCATATGCCTTCATCTTATCAGTTTATGACGGAATGGAATCCCTCCCGGTTTATCTCTTGGGGAAGGTCTGTCGGAGAATATTGTGAACAGTACATCATCAAAATCCTGGAAAAGAAACAGCATCCTGAGCAGTCCTATAAAACCTGCCTGGGAATCCTTTCATTATCAAAAAAGATTGGCAACATAAGACTTGACAATGCCTGTAAAAGAGCATTGGGATATGAAAAATACAGCCTTGCCATGATTAAAAGCATCTTGGAAAGAGGACTGGATAATCTCACCGATGACGATGCATTTTTTGAAGAAAAGAAACTGCCTAAACACAAAAATATAAGGGGCGGAAAATACTATCAGTAA
- a CDS encoding RHS repeat domain-containing protein, whose translation MVEQQLPTAYVNPYKFNAKELDSETGLYYYGARYYNPRISIWYGVDPLAVYNPVMESQFYGDGQHNGGSFYWGNNNPYIYTYQNPIKYIDPNGKQNLSPYLIAKKGLQSFLNDTGDVLGQVARNIAPIRPADANDPKTLSEAWNNLKNAPANIKEVYTNGSAKDKTIVTLSLLALMKGKSPAVPGTALAGLNLSKYAKFGMCMEFASAFKKAYGGVVKEINLQKEGFNLIGGPDGVQLSNNGMHRFVEKVVDGKEYVFDNLHMYIPDKLTT comes from the coding sequence ATGGTAGAGCAGCAGTTGCCAACAGCTTATGTTAATCCATATAAGTTTAATGCGAAAGAATTAGACAGCGAAACCGGTCTTTATTATTATGGAGCAAGGTATTATAATCCAAGAATAAGTATTTGGTATGGCGTGGATCCATTAGCAGTCTATAATCCTGTAATGGAGTCACAGTTTTATGGTGACGGACAACATAATGGAGGATCATTTTATTGGGGGAATAACAATCCATATATTTATACTTATCAGAACCCTATTAAATATATTGATCCTAACGGAAAACAAAATCTTTCTCCGTACTTGATAGCAAAAAAGGGACTACAAAGTTTTTTAAATGATACTGGAGATGTTTTGGGACAAGTAGCACGCAACATTGCTCCAATAAGACCAGCTGATGCAAATGATCCTAAAACATTGAGTGAAGCATGGAATAACCTAAAAAATGCTCCTGCAAATATTAAAGAGGTATATACAAATGGCTCAGCTAAAGACAAAACTATTGTTACCTTAAGCTTGCTTGCACTAATGAAGGGGAAATCTCCTGCTGTACCAGGAACGGCTTTAGCAGGATTGAACTTATCAAAGTATGCTAAATTTGGCATGTGTATGGAGTTTGCAAGTGCATTTAAGAAAGCTTATGGCGGAGTAGTTAAAGAAATTAATCTTCAAAAAGAAGGATTTAATCTCATAGGTGGGCCAGATGGTGTTCAGCTTAGCAATAATGGGATGCACCGTTTTGTAGAAAAGGTTGTTGATGGTAAGGAATATGTTTTTGATAACCTACATATGTATATTCCAGATAAATTGACCACCTAA